One window from the genome of Gambusia affinis linkage group LG14, SWU_Gaff_1.0, whole genome shotgun sequence encodes:
- the LOC122843577 gene encoding POU domain, class 2, transcription factor 2 isoform X4: MFVPLPVPFVFQRTASDFSAWRLKSSLVPRSSPDIRMSKAPGEEKPGAEYPGDGSDSDRNSPDDQLQVQKMRSSPYSLSPTAAGSKVKSEESSEITHSAAAAAPPAAPPSQQQQQQQQAQHHHTQLMLASSQLAGLAALLPAQQQLLLQQAQAQLLAAAVQQSNAAHAAAHAAAQQQANQQQQPQQQQPTKQEQPVQAPPPQLALSQPIQLTAQDIQQLLQLQQLVLMPGHPLQSPAQFLLSQPAQAQQPPQGLLSTANLIQLPQQSAGGLLTSPPRMGLQAQREKSSDAGSSSSSAASVSASGSSAVTSVGASSASSSVMASSLTSGLNPGGQTAQMSEEPSDLEELEQFARTFKQRRIKLGFTQGDVGVAMGKLYGNDFSQTTISRFEALNLSFKNMCKLKPLLEKWLSDAETMAVDSMLPSPSSISSPMLGIEGLPGRRRKKRTSIETNVRVVLERNFSTNQKPTSEEILLMAEQLNMEKEVIRVWFCNRRQKEKRINPSSSSTPPLPSQTSPVVTHKAHCYSPHMISSQSLSQVTTSLSTTGASSSPSASCPMTPVSSVAMSSSATPPPPHSTASPAPSSLGTAGLATGNTMMGVSTGMNQALIGSNPLATMQDRITPSVRIRPPPRLCSLRSWTD, from the exons atatCAGGATGTCCAAAGCACCAGGGGAGGAGAAACCTGGAGCTGAATATCCAGGCGACGGTTCAG actctGACAGAAACAGTCCTGATGACCAG ctgCAGGTCCAGAAGATGAGAAGCAGCCCTTACAGCCTTTCACCCACAGCAGCAGGCAGCAAG GTAAAGAGCGAAGAGAGCTCAGAGATAACACACagcgccgctgctgctgctcctcctgctgctccgccctcccaacaacagcagcagcagcaacaggctCAGCATCACCACACACAGCTGATGCTCGCCAGCAGTCAGCTGGCAGGg CTCGCCGCTCTCCTCCCggcccagcagcagctgctcctccagcagGCTCAGGCTCAGCTGCTGGCGGCCGCCGTGCAGCAGTCCAACGCCGCTCACGCCGCCGCCCACGCCGCCGCGCAGCAACaagccaatcagcagcagcagccgcagcagcaaCAGCCAACCAAACAGGAGCAACCGGTCCAAGCTCCGCCTCCACAGCTGGCGCTGTCGCAGCCCATCCAGCTGACCGCGCAG gacatccagcagctgctgcagctccagcagctggtTCTGATGCCGGGTCATCCGCTCCAGTCGCCGGCCCAGTTCCTCCTGTCCCAGCCTGCACAGGCGCAGCAGCCGCCGCAGG gTTTGCTCTCAACAGCCAATCTGATCCAGCTACCTCAGCAAAGCGCAGGAGGCCTTCTCACAAGCCCGCCTCGCATGGGGCTCCAAGCACAG AGGGAGAAGAGCAGCGAtgcaggaagcagcagcagcagcgcagcCTCTGTATCCGCCAGCGGAAGCAGCGCCGTAACGTCTGTCGGAGCCAGCTCTGCGTCCAGCAGCGTCATGGCCTCCTCCTTGACCTCCGGCTTGAATCCCGGCGGTCAGACGGCTCAAATGAGCGAAGAACCGAGCgacctggaggagctggagcagtTCGCCAGAACCTTCAAGCAGCGGCGCATTAAACTCGgattcacacag GGTGACGTTGGCGTGGCGATGGGGAAACTGTACGGAAATGACTTCAGCCAGACCACCATCTCTCGCTTCGAAGCGTTAAACCTGAGCTTTAAGAACATGTGCAAGCTGAAGCCACTGCTGGAGAAGTGGTTGAGTGACGCAG AAACGATGGCGGTGGACAGCATGCTGCCCAGTCCGTCCTCCATCTCCTCCCCCATGTTGGGCATCGAAGGACTTCCCGGCCGACGCAGAAAGAAACGCACCAGCATCGAGACGAACGTACGAGTGGTGCTGGAGCGCAACTTCAGCACG aaccagaagccGACGTCGGAGGAGATCCTGCTGATGGCGGAGCAGCTCAACATGGAGAAGGAGGTGATCCGCGTCTGGTTCTGCAACCGCCGGCAGAAGGAGAAGCGCATCAACCCGTCGAGCAGCAGCACCCCACCCCTGCCCAGCCAGACCTCGCCTGTCGTGACGCACAAAGCCCACTGCTACAGCCCCCACATG aTATCGAGTCAGAGTCTGTCCCAGGTCACCACCAGCCTCAGCACAACAG GAGCCAGCTCTTCACCCTCAGCTTCCTGCCCTATGACCCCGGTCAGCTCGGTGGCCATGTCGTCGTCTgccactcctcctcctcctcacagcACAGCCAGCCCGGCTCCTTCCAGCCTCGGCACGGCCGGGCTCGCCACCGG GAACACAATGATGGGAGTAAGCACAGGGATGAACCAGGCCCTCATTGGCAGCAATCCTCTGGCTACCATGCAAG ACAGAATCACTCCCTCGGTCCGAATCCGGCCCCCTCCCCGGCTTTGTTCGCTCCGTTCCTGGACTGACTAA
- the LOC122843577 gene encoding POU domain, class 2, transcription factor 2 isoform X1, with protein sequence MFVPLPVPFVFQRTASDFSAWRLKSSLVPRSSPDIRMSKAPGEEKPGAEYPGDGSDSDRNSPDDQLQVQKMRSSPYSLSPTAAGSKVKSEESSEITHSAAAAAPPAAPPSQQQQQQQQAQHHHTQLMLASSQLAGLAALLPAQQQLLLQQAQAQLLAAAVQQSNAAHAAAHAAAQQQANQQQQPQQQQPTKQEQPVQAPPPQLALSQPIQLTAQDIQQLLQLQQLVLMPGHPLQSPAQFLLSQPAQAQQPPQGLLSTANLIQLPQQSAGGLLTSPPRMGLQAQREKSSDAGSSSSSAASVSASGSSAVTSVGASSASSSVMASSLTSGLNPGGQTAQMSEEPSDLEELEQFARTFKQRRIKLGFTQGDVGVAMGKLYGNDFSQTTISRFEALNLSFKNMCKLKPLLEKWLSDAETMAVDSMLPSPSSISSPMLGIEGLPGRRRKKRTSIETNVRVVLERNFSTNQKPTSEEILLMAEQLNMEKEVIRVWFCNRRQKEKRINPSSSSTPPLPSQTSPVVTHKAHCYSPHMISSQSLSQVTTSLSTTGASSSPSASCPMTPVSSVAMSSSATPPPPHSTASPAPSSLGTAGLATGNTMMGVSTGMNQALIGSNPLATMQALAASSGQLPMSSLEGAPGHMFLSGHGGHSVPASLRPSLFLNRPGLLPMVTCSTPTSSMPMGLVSGGPRPSYCQSSPSGTSNLMSPTSCPEESASPCSSPASFCSFSEASPPPLGGAMAE encoded by the exons atatCAGGATGTCCAAAGCACCAGGGGAGGAGAAACCTGGAGCTGAATATCCAGGCGACGGTTCAG actctGACAGAAACAGTCCTGATGACCAG ctgCAGGTCCAGAAGATGAGAAGCAGCCCTTACAGCCTTTCACCCACAGCAGCAGGCAGCAAG GTAAAGAGCGAAGAGAGCTCAGAGATAACACACagcgccgctgctgctgctcctcctgctgctccgccctcccaacaacagcagcagcagcaacaggctCAGCATCACCACACACAGCTGATGCTCGCCAGCAGTCAGCTGGCAGGg CTCGCCGCTCTCCTCCCggcccagcagcagctgctcctccagcagGCTCAGGCTCAGCTGCTGGCGGCCGCCGTGCAGCAGTCCAACGCCGCTCACGCCGCCGCCCACGCCGCCGCGCAGCAACaagccaatcagcagcagcagccgcagcagcaaCAGCCAACCAAACAGGAGCAACCGGTCCAAGCTCCGCCTCCACAGCTGGCGCTGTCGCAGCCCATCCAGCTGACCGCGCAG gacatccagcagctgctgcagctccagcagctggtTCTGATGCCGGGTCATCCGCTCCAGTCGCCGGCCCAGTTCCTCCTGTCCCAGCCTGCACAGGCGCAGCAGCCGCCGCAGG gTTTGCTCTCAACAGCCAATCTGATCCAGCTACCTCAGCAAAGCGCAGGAGGCCTTCTCACAAGCCCGCCTCGCATGGGGCTCCAAGCACAG AGGGAGAAGAGCAGCGAtgcaggaagcagcagcagcagcgcagcCTCTGTATCCGCCAGCGGAAGCAGCGCCGTAACGTCTGTCGGAGCCAGCTCTGCGTCCAGCAGCGTCATGGCCTCCTCCTTGACCTCCGGCTTGAATCCCGGCGGTCAGACGGCTCAAATGAGCGAAGAACCGAGCgacctggaggagctggagcagtTCGCCAGAACCTTCAAGCAGCGGCGCATTAAACTCGgattcacacag GGTGACGTTGGCGTGGCGATGGGGAAACTGTACGGAAATGACTTCAGCCAGACCACCATCTCTCGCTTCGAAGCGTTAAACCTGAGCTTTAAGAACATGTGCAAGCTGAAGCCACTGCTGGAGAAGTGGTTGAGTGACGCAG AAACGATGGCGGTGGACAGCATGCTGCCCAGTCCGTCCTCCATCTCCTCCCCCATGTTGGGCATCGAAGGACTTCCCGGCCGACGCAGAAAGAAACGCACCAGCATCGAGACGAACGTACGAGTGGTGCTGGAGCGCAACTTCAGCACG aaccagaagccGACGTCGGAGGAGATCCTGCTGATGGCGGAGCAGCTCAACATGGAGAAGGAGGTGATCCGCGTCTGGTTCTGCAACCGCCGGCAGAAGGAGAAGCGCATCAACCCGTCGAGCAGCAGCACCCCACCCCTGCCCAGCCAGACCTCGCCTGTCGTGACGCACAAAGCCCACTGCTACAGCCCCCACATG aTATCGAGTCAGAGTCTGTCCCAGGTCACCACCAGCCTCAGCACAACAG GAGCCAGCTCTTCACCCTCAGCTTCCTGCCCTATGACCCCGGTCAGCTCGGTGGCCATGTCGTCGTCTgccactcctcctcctcctcacagcACAGCCAGCCCGGCTCCTTCCAGCCTCGGCACGGCCGGGCTCGCCACCGG GAACACAATGATGGGAGTAAGCACAGGGATGAACCAGGCCCTCATTGGCAGCAATCCTCTGGCTACCATGCAAG CGCTGGCAGCCAGCAGCGGGCAGCTTCCCATGTCCAGCCTGGAGGGGGCGCCGGGCCACATGTTTCTGAGTGGACATGGCGGTCACTCCGTCCCCGCCTCTCTACGTCCCTCTCTCTTCCTGAACCGCCCCGGCCTCCTGCCGATGGTGACCTGCTCCACGCCGACTTCCTCCATGCCCATGGGGCTGGTCAGCGGCGGCCCCAGACCTTCGTATTGCCAATCTTCGCCCAGCGGCACCAGCAACCTCATGAGCCCCACTTCCTGCCCAGAGGAGTCAGCGTCTCCCTGTTCAAGCCCCGCCTCTTTCTGCTCCTTCAGCGAAGCTTCTCCGCCGCCACTGGGAGGAGCCATGGCCGAGTGA
- the LOC122843577 gene encoding POU domain, class 2, transcription factor 2 isoform X5 produces MFVPLPVPFVFQRTASDFSAWRLKSSLVPRSSPDIRMSKAPGEEKPGAEYPGDGSDSDRNSPDDQLQVQKMRSSPYSLSPTAAGSKVKSEESSEITHSAAAAAPPAAPPSQQQQQQQQAQHHHTQLMLASSQLAGLAALLPAQQQLLLQQAQAQLLAAAVQQSNAAHAAAHAAAQQQANQQQQPQQQQPTKQEQPVQAPPPQLALSQPIQLTAQDIQQLLQLQQLVLMPGHPLQSPAQFLLSQPAQAQQPPQGLLSTANLIQLPQQSAGGLLTSPPRMGLQAQREKSSDAGSSSSSAASVSASGSSAVTSVGASSASSSVMASSLTSGLNPGGQTAQMSEEPSDLEELEQFARTFKQRRIKLGFTQGDVGVAMGKLYGNDFSQTTISRFEALNLSFKNMCKLKPLLEKWLSDAETMAVDSMLPSPSSISSPMLGIEGLPGRRRKKRTSIETNVRVVLERNFSTNQKPTSEEILLMAEQLNMEKEVIRVWFCNRRQKEKRINPSSSSTPPLPSQTSPVVTHKAHCYSPHMISSQSLSQVTTSLSTTGASSSPSASCPMTPVSSVAMSSSATPPPPHSTASPAPSSLGTAGLATGNTMMGVSTGMNQALIGSNPLATMQVWRGKA; encoded by the exons atatCAGGATGTCCAAAGCACCAGGGGAGGAGAAACCTGGAGCTGAATATCCAGGCGACGGTTCAG actctGACAGAAACAGTCCTGATGACCAG ctgCAGGTCCAGAAGATGAGAAGCAGCCCTTACAGCCTTTCACCCACAGCAGCAGGCAGCAAG GTAAAGAGCGAAGAGAGCTCAGAGATAACACACagcgccgctgctgctgctcctcctgctgctccgccctcccaacaacagcagcagcagcaacaggctCAGCATCACCACACACAGCTGATGCTCGCCAGCAGTCAGCTGGCAGGg CTCGCCGCTCTCCTCCCggcccagcagcagctgctcctccagcagGCTCAGGCTCAGCTGCTGGCGGCCGCCGTGCAGCAGTCCAACGCCGCTCACGCCGCCGCCCACGCCGCCGCGCAGCAACaagccaatcagcagcagcagccgcagcagcaaCAGCCAACCAAACAGGAGCAACCGGTCCAAGCTCCGCCTCCACAGCTGGCGCTGTCGCAGCCCATCCAGCTGACCGCGCAG gacatccagcagctgctgcagctccagcagctggtTCTGATGCCGGGTCATCCGCTCCAGTCGCCGGCCCAGTTCCTCCTGTCCCAGCCTGCACAGGCGCAGCAGCCGCCGCAGG gTTTGCTCTCAACAGCCAATCTGATCCAGCTACCTCAGCAAAGCGCAGGAGGCCTTCTCACAAGCCCGCCTCGCATGGGGCTCCAAGCACAG AGGGAGAAGAGCAGCGAtgcaggaagcagcagcagcagcgcagcCTCTGTATCCGCCAGCGGAAGCAGCGCCGTAACGTCTGTCGGAGCCAGCTCTGCGTCCAGCAGCGTCATGGCCTCCTCCTTGACCTCCGGCTTGAATCCCGGCGGTCAGACGGCTCAAATGAGCGAAGAACCGAGCgacctggaggagctggagcagtTCGCCAGAACCTTCAAGCAGCGGCGCATTAAACTCGgattcacacag GGTGACGTTGGCGTGGCGATGGGGAAACTGTACGGAAATGACTTCAGCCAGACCACCATCTCTCGCTTCGAAGCGTTAAACCTGAGCTTTAAGAACATGTGCAAGCTGAAGCCACTGCTGGAGAAGTGGTTGAGTGACGCAG AAACGATGGCGGTGGACAGCATGCTGCCCAGTCCGTCCTCCATCTCCTCCCCCATGTTGGGCATCGAAGGACTTCCCGGCCGACGCAGAAAGAAACGCACCAGCATCGAGACGAACGTACGAGTGGTGCTGGAGCGCAACTTCAGCACG aaccagaagccGACGTCGGAGGAGATCCTGCTGATGGCGGAGCAGCTCAACATGGAGAAGGAGGTGATCCGCGTCTGGTTCTGCAACCGCCGGCAGAAGGAGAAGCGCATCAACCCGTCGAGCAGCAGCACCCCACCCCTGCCCAGCCAGACCTCGCCTGTCGTGACGCACAAAGCCCACTGCTACAGCCCCCACATG aTATCGAGTCAGAGTCTGTCCCAGGTCACCACCAGCCTCAGCACAACAG GAGCCAGCTCTTCACCCTCAGCTTCCTGCCCTATGACCCCGGTCAGCTCGGTGGCCATGTCGTCGTCTgccactcctcctcctcctcacagcACAGCCAGCCCGGCTCCTTCCAGCCTCGGCACGGCCGGGCTCGCCACCGG GAACACAATGATGGGAGTAAGCACAGGGATGAACCAGGCCCTCATTGGCAGCAATCCTCTGGCTACCATGCAAG TGTGGCGAGGGAAGGCCTGA
- the LOC122843577 gene encoding POU domain, class 2, transcription factor 2 isoform X2 produces MSKAPGEEKPGAEYPGDGSDSDRNSPDDQLQVQKMRSSPYSLSPTAAGSKVKSEESSEITHSAAAAAPPAAPPSQQQQQQQQAQHHHTQLMLASSQLAGLAALLPAQQQLLLQQAQAQLLAAAVQQSNAAHAAAHAAAQQQANQQQQPQQQQPTKQEQPVQAPPPQLALSQPIQLTAQDIQQLLQLQQLVLMPGHPLQSPAQFLLSQPAQAQQPPQGLLSTANLIQLPQQSAGGLLTSPPRMGLQAQREKSSDAGSSSSSAASVSASGSSAVTSVGASSASSSVMASSLTSGLNPGGQTAQMSEEPSDLEELEQFARTFKQRRIKLGFTQGDVGVAMGKLYGNDFSQTTISRFEALNLSFKNMCKLKPLLEKWLSDAETMAVDSMLPSPSSISSPMLGIEGLPGRRRKKRTSIETNVRVVLERNFSTNQKPTSEEILLMAEQLNMEKEVIRVWFCNRRQKEKRINPSSSSTPPLPSQTSPVVTHKAHCYSPHMISSQSLSQVTTSLSTTGASSSPSASCPMTPVSSVAMSSSATPPPPHSTASPAPSSLGTAGLATGNTMMGVSTGMNQALIGSNPLATMQALAASSGQLPMSSLEGAPGHMFLSGHGGHSVPASLRPSLFLNRPGLLPMVTCSTPTSSMPMGLVSGGPRPSYCQSSPSGTSNLMSPTSCPEESASPCSSPASFCSFSEASPPPLGGAMAE; encoded by the exons ATGTCCAAAGCACCAGGGGAGGAGAAACCTGGAGCTGAATATCCAGGCGACGGTTCAG actctGACAGAAACAGTCCTGATGACCAG ctgCAGGTCCAGAAGATGAGAAGCAGCCCTTACAGCCTTTCACCCACAGCAGCAGGCAGCAAG GTAAAGAGCGAAGAGAGCTCAGAGATAACACACagcgccgctgctgctgctcctcctgctgctccgccctcccaacaacagcagcagcagcaacaggctCAGCATCACCACACACAGCTGATGCTCGCCAGCAGTCAGCTGGCAGGg CTCGCCGCTCTCCTCCCggcccagcagcagctgctcctccagcagGCTCAGGCTCAGCTGCTGGCGGCCGCCGTGCAGCAGTCCAACGCCGCTCACGCCGCCGCCCACGCCGCCGCGCAGCAACaagccaatcagcagcagcagccgcagcagcaaCAGCCAACCAAACAGGAGCAACCGGTCCAAGCTCCGCCTCCACAGCTGGCGCTGTCGCAGCCCATCCAGCTGACCGCGCAG gacatccagcagctgctgcagctccagcagctggtTCTGATGCCGGGTCATCCGCTCCAGTCGCCGGCCCAGTTCCTCCTGTCCCAGCCTGCACAGGCGCAGCAGCCGCCGCAGG gTTTGCTCTCAACAGCCAATCTGATCCAGCTACCTCAGCAAAGCGCAGGAGGCCTTCTCACAAGCCCGCCTCGCATGGGGCTCCAAGCACAG AGGGAGAAGAGCAGCGAtgcaggaagcagcagcagcagcgcagcCTCTGTATCCGCCAGCGGAAGCAGCGCCGTAACGTCTGTCGGAGCCAGCTCTGCGTCCAGCAGCGTCATGGCCTCCTCCTTGACCTCCGGCTTGAATCCCGGCGGTCAGACGGCTCAAATGAGCGAAGAACCGAGCgacctggaggagctggagcagtTCGCCAGAACCTTCAAGCAGCGGCGCATTAAACTCGgattcacacag GGTGACGTTGGCGTGGCGATGGGGAAACTGTACGGAAATGACTTCAGCCAGACCACCATCTCTCGCTTCGAAGCGTTAAACCTGAGCTTTAAGAACATGTGCAAGCTGAAGCCACTGCTGGAGAAGTGGTTGAGTGACGCAG AAACGATGGCGGTGGACAGCATGCTGCCCAGTCCGTCCTCCATCTCCTCCCCCATGTTGGGCATCGAAGGACTTCCCGGCCGACGCAGAAAGAAACGCACCAGCATCGAGACGAACGTACGAGTGGTGCTGGAGCGCAACTTCAGCACG aaccagaagccGACGTCGGAGGAGATCCTGCTGATGGCGGAGCAGCTCAACATGGAGAAGGAGGTGATCCGCGTCTGGTTCTGCAACCGCCGGCAGAAGGAGAAGCGCATCAACCCGTCGAGCAGCAGCACCCCACCCCTGCCCAGCCAGACCTCGCCTGTCGTGACGCACAAAGCCCACTGCTACAGCCCCCACATG aTATCGAGTCAGAGTCTGTCCCAGGTCACCACCAGCCTCAGCACAACAG GAGCCAGCTCTTCACCCTCAGCTTCCTGCCCTATGACCCCGGTCAGCTCGGTGGCCATGTCGTCGTCTgccactcctcctcctcctcacagcACAGCCAGCCCGGCTCCTTCCAGCCTCGGCACGGCCGGGCTCGCCACCGG GAACACAATGATGGGAGTAAGCACAGGGATGAACCAGGCCCTCATTGGCAGCAATCCTCTGGCTACCATGCAAG CGCTGGCAGCCAGCAGCGGGCAGCTTCCCATGTCCAGCCTGGAGGGGGCGCCGGGCCACATGTTTCTGAGTGGACATGGCGGTCACTCCGTCCCCGCCTCTCTACGTCCCTCTCTCTTCCTGAACCGCCCCGGCCTCCTGCCGATGGTGACCTGCTCCACGCCGACTTCCTCCATGCCCATGGGGCTGGTCAGCGGCGGCCCCAGACCTTCGTATTGCCAATCTTCGCCCAGCGGCACCAGCAACCTCATGAGCCCCACTTCCTGCCCAGAGGAGTCAGCGTCTCCCTGTTCAAGCCCCGCCTCTTTCTGCTCCTTCAGCGAAGCTTCTCCGCCGCCACTGGGAGGAGCCATGGCCGAGTGA
- the LOC122843577 gene encoding POU domain, class 2, transcription factor 2 isoform X3, translating to MFVPLPVPFVFQRTASDFSAWRLKSSLVPRSSPDIRMSKAPGEEKPGAEYPGDGSDSDRNSPDDQLQVQKMRSSPYSLSPTAAGSKVKSEESSEITHSAAAAAPPAAPPSQQQQQQQQAQHHHTQLMLASSQLAGLAALLPAQQQLLLQQAQAQLLAAAVQQSNAAHAAAHAAAQQQANQQQQPQQQQPTKQEQPVQAPPPQLALSQPIQLTAQDIQQLLQLQQLVLMPGHPLQSPAQFLLSQPAQAQQPPQGLLSTANLIQLPQQSAGGLLTSPPRMGLQAQREKSSDAGSSSSSAASVSASGSSAVTSVGASSASSSVMASSLTSGLNPGGQTAQMSEEPSDLEELEQFARTFKQRRIKLGFTQGDVGVAMGKLYGNDFSQTTISRFEALNLSFKNMCKLKPLLEKWLSDAETMAVDSMLPSPSSISSPMLGIEGLPGRRRKKRTSIETNVRVVLERNFSTNQKPTSEEILLMAEQLNMEKEVIRVWFCNRRQKEKRINPSSSSTPPLPSQTSPVVTHKAHCYSPHMISSQSLSQVTTSLSTTGASSSPSASCPMTPVSSVAMSSSATPPPPHSTASPAPSSLGTAGLATGNTMMGVSTGMNQALIGSNPLATMQADRITPSVRIRPPPRLCSLRSWTD from the exons atatCAGGATGTCCAAAGCACCAGGGGAGGAGAAACCTGGAGCTGAATATCCAGGCGACGGTTCAG actctGACAGAAACAGTCCTGATGACCAG ctgCAGGTCCAGAAGATGAGAAGCAGCCCTTACAGCCTTTCACCCACAGCAGCAGGCAGCAAG GTAAAGAGCGAAGAGAGCTCAGAGATAACACACagcgccgctgctgctgctcctcctgctgctccgccctcccaacaacagcagcagcagcaacaggctCAGCATCACCACACACAGCTGATGCTCGCCAGCAGTCAGCTGGCAGGg CTCGCCGCTCTCCTCCCggcccagcagcagctgctcctccagcagGCTCAGGCTCAGCTGCTGGCGGCCGCCGTGCAGCAGTCCAACGCCGCTCACGCCGCCGCCCACGCCGCCGCGCAGCAACaagccaatcagcagcagcagccgcagcagcaaCAGCCAACCAAACAGGAGCAACCGGTCCAAGCTCCGCCTCCACAGCTGGCGCTGTCGCAGCCCATCCAGCTGACCGCGCAG gacatccagcagctgctgcagctccagcagctggtTCTGATGCCGGGTCATCCGCTCCAGTCGCCGGCCCAGTTCCTCCTGTCCCAGCCTGCACAGGCGCAGCAGCCGCCGCAGG gTTTGCTCTCAACAGCCAATCTGATCCAGCTACCTCAGCAAAGCGCAGGAGGCCTTCTCACAAGCCCGCCTCGCATGGGGCTCCAAGCACAG AGGGAGAAGAGCAGCGAtgcaggaagcagcagcagcagcgcagcCTCTGTATCCGCCAGCGGAAGCAGCGCCGTAACGTCTGTCGGAGCCAGCTCTGCGTCCAGCAGCGTCATGGCCTCCTCCTTGACCTCCGGCTTGAATCCCGGCGGTCAGACGGCTCAAATGAGCGAAGAACCGAGCgacctggaggagctggagcagtTCGCCAGAACCTTCAAGCAGCGGCGCATTAAACTCGgattcacacag GGTGACGTTGGCGTGGCGATGGGGAAACTGTACGGAAATGACTTCAGCCAGACCACCATCTCTCGCTTCGAAGCGTTAAACCTGAGCTTTAAGAACATGTGCAAGCTGAAGCCACTGCTGGAGAAGTGGTTGAGTGACGCAG AAACGATGGCGGTGGACAGCATGCTGCCCAGTCCGTCCTCCATCTCCTCCCCCATGTTGGGCATCGAAGGACTTCCCGGCCGACGCAGAAAGAAACGCACCAGCATCGAGACGAACGTACGAGTGGTGCTGGAGCGCAACTTCAGCACG aaccagaagccGACGTCGGAGGAGATCCTGCTGATGGCGGAGCAGCTCAACATGGAGAAGGAGGTGATCCGCGTCTGGTTCTGCAACCGCCGGCAGAAGGAGAAGCGCATCAACCCGTCGAGCAGCAGCACCCCACCCCTGCCCAGCCAGACCTCGCCTGTCGTGACGCACAAAGCCCACTGCTACAGCCCCCACATG aTATCGAGTCAGAGTCTGTCCCAGGTCACCACCAGCCTCAGCACAACAG GAGCCAGCTCTTCACCCTCAGCTTCCTGCCCTATGACCCCGGTCAGCTCGGTGGCCATGTCGTCGTCTgccactcctcctcctcctcacagcACAGCCAGCCCGGCTCCTTCCAGCCTCGGCACGGCCGGGCTCGCCACCGG GAACACAATGATGGGAGTAAGCACAGGGATGAACCAGGCCCTCATTGGCAGCAATCCTCTGGCTACCATGCAAG CAGACAGAATCACTCCCTCGGTCCGAATCCGGCCCCCTCCCCGGCTTTGTTCGCTCCGTTCCTGGACTGACTAA